The following proteins are encoded in a genomic region of Cydia fagiglandana chromosome 26, ilCydFagi1.1, whole genome shotgun sequence:
- the LOC134677293 gene encoding uncharacterized protein LOC134677293, whose product MDSQTEMFLQIVRQELKAQTTILTATMDEKLKPLAEENKILTDEVTKLKTKVHNLERDIRKNNIILHGLEETEENSSELMELVIETLNSVGKGTKIHEFDKWEISDVRRLGKKQEQKRRPVLMKLTLAWRKIEILKNNKYLPENIYATEDFPKDILQIRKELKQKQKEEIEKGNVALLKYDRIIIKGKENPDKSKEKRKHQANKPRKRRLYKRVTELRNALKEIKWDILGLCETRRLGTNINEYDDFILFSVGETKGQYGVGFLVKKELKKHILEFKGISERVAVLRLKIPGYKDNWTIIQVYAPTDSAEETKKDILYEQLSLTIGQADKNMIVMGDFNGKIGTQQQGEEATIGNYGIGKRNGNGERVVSMAKENNLALLSSFFKNKPERKWTWKSPDGVYKNEIDHIATNQRKVFMNVEVINQFNFYTNHRMVRATLYPKARNKTRRHFNFHQHTLQHTRNRNTSDPSDFQNTYDRETSEMFNTTTTTKERKDVLSSKTKTLIAERKELFKMKKDPTTSKAITKLSKEISNSIRKDKENRKMDSINYHIARTGGIRKALKDLQESKAWIPRIKNKDKKQTTKRTSILNTATSFYKDLLCTQVKTSKKHKPYSKISTMKSSRPY is encoded by the exons ATGGATTCCCAGACGGAAATGTTTTTGCAGATCGTGAGACAAGAACTTAAAGCACAAACCACCATCTTAACCGCAACAATGGATGAAAAGCTAAAACCTCTTGCTGAAGAGAACAAAATACTTACAGATGAAGTTACAAAGCTTAAAACGAAAGTTCATAACCTAGAACGAGATATAAGgaaaaacaatataatattacaTGGATTAGAGGAAACAGAGGAAAACAGCTCAGAATTAATGGAATTAGTCATAGAAACCCTGAACAGCGTAGGAAAAGGAACCAAAATCCACGAGTTTGACAAATGGGAAATAAGCGACGTTCGAAGACTTGGTAAAAAACAAGAACAGAAACGAAGACCTGTGCTAATGAAGCTTACCCTTGCCTGGAGAAAAATAGAGAtcctaaaaaataataaatatctcCCTGAGAATATATATGCTACCGAAGACTTCCCTAAGGATATACTGCAGATTAGGAAGGAGctgaaacaaaaacaaaaggaGGAAATAGAAAAAGGAAATGTGGCCCTGCTAAAATACGATAGAATCATAATCAAAGGGAAAGAAAACCCAGACAAAAGCAAAGAAAAGAGGAAACACCAAGCAAACAAGCCCAGGAAGAGGAGATTATACAAAAG AGTTACGGAGCTCAGAAATGCCCTAAAAGAAATCAAATGGGATATTCTAGGCCTGTGTGAAACAAGGAGATTAGGTACCAACATCAATGAATATGACGACTTCATTCTATTCTCAGTAGGCGAGACAAAAGGCCAATACGGCGTGGGCTTTCTAGTTAAAAAGGAACTAAAAAAACATATCCTCGAATTCAAAGGCATATCAGAAAGAGTGGCAGTATTGAGACTGAAAATACCTGGGTACAAGGACAACTGGACTATAATACAAGTATACGCACCAACGGACTCTGCCGAAGAAACGAaaaaagacattttatatgAACAACTCTCCTTAACTATTGGCCAAGCTGATAAAAACATGATTGTTATGGGAGATTTCAATGGAAAAATAGGGACACAACAACAAGGAGAAGAGGCCACCATTGGTAATTACGGGATAGGAAAAAGAAACGGAAATGGTGAACGAGTAGTATCTATGGCCAAAGAAAACAATCTCGCTCTTTTGAGTAGTTTCTTCAAAAATAAGCCTGAAAGGAAGTGGACTTGGAAGTCACCGGACGGAGTTTACAAAAATGAAATCGACCATATTGCCACTAACCAACGAAAAGTATTTATGAATGTCGAAGTCATCAACCAATTTAACTTCTACACTAATCACAGAATGGTCAGAGCTACACTATATCCAAAAGCAAGGAACAAGACAAGAAGACATTTCAATTTTCACCAACACACGCTCCAGCACACAAGAAACAGAAACACAAGTGATCCCAGTGACTTTCAAAACACCTACGACAGAGAAACCAGTGAAATGTTTAAcaccacaacaacaacaaaagaAAGGAAGGACGTATTGAGCTCAAAAACGAAAACACTAATTGCAGAAAGAAAAGAActatttaaaatgaaaaaagaccCGACCACCTCGAAAGCCATTACCAAACTAAGCAAGGAAATCAGCAACAGTATAAGAAAGGATAAGGAAAATCGGAAGATGGACAGCATAAATTACCATATAGCTAGGACAGGAGGAATAAGGAAAGCTCTGAAAGACCTGCAAGAATCTAAAGCCTGGATACCgagaattaaaaataaagataagaaacaaacaacaaaaaggACATCTATTCTCAACACCGCCACTAGCTTTTATAAGGACCTGTTATGTACTCAAGTGAAAACATCCAAGAAACACAAACCATATTCGAAGATATCAACGATGAAGTCATCCCGCCCATACTAG
- the LOC134677558 gene encoding uncharacterized protein LOC134677558 codes for MSTLKCNTCNIVIDELLAYIQNKLSVSTEDTLVRICKSSFSSMEIKTSKSLLFESLPINKRKILRKGEGREQRDLEDIISVFKNTDPEFMPIFVARDLDKLPPLSYDHIDVSKLLKDLLKVQAEVADMRSRFATAEQVQEIRHELNNLRCTPAIMDSYCNVNKRRGAYLDSGPTGFTHLDVTTNSPQQPSCLHSNISARETHNDSLLQSQILSANNDCNSPCAKEGTPERRDSIDAATVELEPAMTSSYEITTKLTAGVCLPVSNSNANSECTFINNKTKLLADVVKTTVSSRGAEKSPELNPNEWKKVESRKTILQKRLIGKRGVACESNSNFKAAVMKVPILITNVHKDTAEDDIANYIRDKTHEIVRLHKIAIKKHNDYDAYKFFVPQHKLSLFLEDKLWPEGIIFRRFVNNKPREVTSIIPGSGTVPTNTLS; via the coding sequence ATGTCCACTTTGAAGTGTAATACGTGTAATATAGTGATAGATGAATTATTAGCTTATATTCAGAATAAACTCAGTGTTTCAACGGAGGATACTCTAGTGCGAATATGCAAGTCGTCGTTCTCGTCAATGGAAATCAAGACGTCAaaatcgttattatttgaaTCCCTGCCTATCAATAAACGCAAAATCTTAAGAAAAGGCGAAGGCAGAGAACAACGTGACTTAGAGGACATTATAAGTGTGTTCAAAAATACGGATCCTGAATTTATGCCTATATTTGTTGCCCGTGATCTGGACAAGTTGCCGCCTCTAAGCTATGATCACATCGACGTTTCAAAGCTATTGAAAGACCTACTGAAAGTCCAAGCTGAGGTTGCCGACATGCGATCTAGGTTTGCAACAGCCGAACAAGTACAGGAGATCAGACATGAGCTCAATAATTTAAGGTGTACACCCGCTATTATGGACTCGTACTGCAATGTAAACAAACGGCGCGGCGCTTATCTCGATAGCGGTCCGACTGGTTTTACTCATCTCGATGTTACCACCAATAGTCCACAGCAGCCCTCATGTCTGCATAGTAATATTTCAGCTCGAGAAACACATAATGATAGTCTGTTGCAAAGCCAAATATTGTCAGCGAATAATGATTGCAATTCACCGTGCGCCAAAGAGGGTACACCTGAGCGCCGCGATAGCATAGATGCAGCGACGGTTGAACTTGAACCCGCGATGACGTCATCGTACGAGATAACTACTAAGCTGACCGCTGGAGTATGTTTACCTGTTAGTAACAGCAATGCGAACAGCGAATGcacttttataaataacaagACTAAATTGTTGGCGGACGTCGTTAAGACGACAGTATCTAGTCGAGGTGCAGAAAAAAGTCCTGAGCTGAACCCGAATGAGTGGAAGAAAGTTGAGAGCCGTAAGACTATACTGCAAAAACGGCTTATAGGCAAACGAGGCGTAGCGTGCGAGTCAAATTCTAATTTCAAAGCCGCTGTGATGAAGGTACCGATACTTATCACCAACGTGCATAAGGACACGGCAGAGGACGACATTGCCAATTACATTCGGGACAAAACGCATGAAATCGTCAGGCTTCATAaaattgccattaaaaaacaTAATGACTACGATGCGTATAAATTTTTTGTACCACAGCACAAGTTGTCATTGTTTTTAGAGGATAAGCTGTGGCCCGAAGGTATCATATTTAGACGCTTTGTGAATAATAAGCCCAGGGAAGTTACGAGTATAATCCCTGGATCCGGAACTGTTCCTACAAATACGTTAAGTTAA
- the LOC134677565 gene encoding uncharacterized protein LOC134677565, whose protein sequence is MFKLNGSNTYYIVLPVVQNTCSDQDLLCCRACLSTDGGLYNIHEYKLADAFSAIAGTSIIRDQLPQYLCSHCRTLLMKFASFRNMCTRTQQQLLLGLQTGQLNTNYIHSIYQPSHRFFNLTITEVETIDCILEDETDPENYIKIMETLTQDINLETPIAEDIKDEPNIDIIDINNILNNTDEMIEFDTEIDEESNHIGNNIVPIKDRTGTKSKIESVNGHVIEMDGGIINENEDKSCQSVSQGNELNVGFGDDHIENMNDASSIQNKKNPVKKRKRNVSSVQNPNNTVKKLNGNKKEKKKTECKLKEKIASRKLVRGRKRIKKENEKMRRNEIFESNYSVKIVFLSKEEQLAELAARQKTNNYSGTWIIAISRDRPVFVN, encoded by the exons ATGTTTAAGCTCAATGGATCGAATACCTACTACATAGTCTTGCCCGTGGTACAAAATACTTGCTCCGACCAGGATTTGTTATGCTGCCGCGCCTGCCTGTCCACCGACGGCGGATTATACAATATCCATGAGTATAAACTTGCTGACGCCTTCTCTGCCATCGCTGGGACATCT ATAATCAGGGACCAACTGCCTCAATATCTGTGCTCACACTGCCGCACCCTGCTGATGAAGTTCGCCTCATTCAGGAACATGTGTACACGAACACAACAACAGCTCCTGCTAGGGTTGCAGACGGGACAG TTAAACACAAATTACATTCACAGTATATATCAGCCTTCTCACCGATTCTTCAATTTAACCATAACTGAAGTCGAAACTATCGACTGCATCCTAGAAGATGAAACTGATCcagaaaattatattaaaataatggaaACCTTAACACAAGACATAAACTTAGAGACACCAATAGCAGAAGACATCAAAGATGAACCAAACATAGATATAAttgacataaataatattttaaacaatactGATGAAATGATAGAATTTGATACAGAAATAGATGAAGAAAGTAATCATATAGGAAACAATATAGTGCCTATAAAAGATAGAACAGGAACCAAATCTAAAATAGAGAGTGTAAATGGTCATGTCATTGAAATGGATGGAggtattataaatgaaaatgaaGATAAGTcttgtcagtcagtcagtcaagGAAATGAATTAAACGTAGGATTTGGAGATGATCATATTGAAAATATGAATGATGCTAGtagtatacaaaataaaaaaaatccagtCAAAAAACGAAAAAGAAATGTTAGTAGTGTACAAAATCCTAATAATACAGTAAAAAAGCtaaatggaaataaaaaagAGAAGAAAAAAACTGAATGTAAACTTAAGGAAAAAATTGCGAGTCGTAAATTGGTGAGAGGAAGgaaaagaataaaaaaagaaaacgaaAAAATGAGAAGGAATGAGATTTTCGAAAGCAATTATTCAGTGAAAATTGTCTTTTTGAGCAAG GAGGAGCAGTTAGCAGAATTAGCAGCGCGCCAGAAAACCAACaactacagtggaacctggataattgcaatctcaagggaccggccagtttttgtcaattaa
- the LOC134677294 gene encoding zinc finger protein 765-like, which translates to MNCEICSAKFVSSAALDRHTDTAGEHKDLRPCEQCGENCASEDALQKHVEDTHSKESIRCDVCSISFPNTEAYTTHVSRSHLQERMVIKQSRQYREWKKQKTLMKKTELVCEQSPGVKKTEVMCEQCGDKFPFPSQLKLHQQKYHQALKPYLCNECAKGFSSKAGLEDHIRSHTGEKPYNCKHCSLAFSMRGNLNRHHNTVHLGLRGCFACDICGSTVSTKSSLRLHIETKHGGRDWPRSRKRQQAQKLKEKLTINKDRK; encoded by the exons atgAATTGCGAAATCTGCTCAGCCAAGTTCGTGAGTTCAGCCGCTCTGGACAGACATACTGACACGGCTGGCGAGCATAAAGACCTGCGGCCGTGCGAGCAGTGCGGCGAGAACTGTGCGAGCGAGGACGCGCTACAAAAGCATGTGGAAGACACACATTCGAAGGAGTCAATTCGATGTGATGTG TGCTCGATATCGTTCCCGAATACCGAAGCTTACACAACCCACGTGTCGCGCTCGCATCTCCAGGAGAGGATGGTCATCAAGCAATCGCGACAATACCGCGAGTGGAAGAAACAGAAGACCCTCATGAAGAAGACAGAGCTTGTATGCGAGCAGTCACCCGGCGTGAAGAAGACAGAAGTTATGTGCGAGCAGTGCGGAGACAAATTCCCG TTCCCATCGCAGCTGAAGCTACACCAACAAAAATACCATCAGGCTCTGAAGCCGTATCTCTGCAATGAATGCGCGAAAGGCTTCTCATCGAAGGCAGGTTTAGAG GACCACATCCGCTCGCACACTGGCGAGAAGCCTTACAACTGTAAGCACTGCTCTCTCGCCTTTAGCATGAGGGGTAACCTCAACCGACATCATAACACG GTGCACCTGGGCCTCCGCGGTTGCTTCGCGTGCGACATCTGTGGGAGCACCGTCAGTACTAAGAGTTCGCTGCGGCTCCACATCGAGACCAAACATGGCGGCCGAGACTGGCCGAGGAGTCGCAAGCGGCAACAGGCACAGAAATTAAAAGAGAAATTAACCATTAATAAAGacagaaaataa